The Coffea eugenioides isolate CCC68of chromosome 8, Ceug_1.0, whole genome shotgun sequence genome has a segment encoding these proteins:
- the LOC113779635 gene encoding F-box protein SKIP31: protein MAPLDDEDESLARFLESEVLSEFSDQEDEKREEKLEEEDDDGVVKRMLVVEDDYSDEVEEESDAIRKLIEEDDISEEVEMRKEEEENEEEEEKQVNKMLIEEGGISCEDDEKEGEEREVKKRRIEEVDNHNEGQSMILSSCQFLSANELVAASLRSKKIGTATDVNNSGSSSESRPVPWRVETGDLSKVPPELFRHILKFLSSEDLVACSLVCRFLNLAASDESLWRRLYWMRWGLLPPKKLREFAWKKLYIQRDEEDMVELVRNCPSEFKEYYIQMQAAKRSQAPLPSQVLDDQIIIDKTVTDQVSTWKSSRGLTDKVVVNHACSGETCTYYQIGDVFVCEKTGNVHVCDDTCKEVVADPANELLVCTISGRCFDRLLSPSEMEPDAELQQGGVTDEAEPFWGSGRFARAYQLGYNCADEKELEATLRFC, encoded by the exons ATGGCTCCTTTAGACGACGAAGATGAAAGCCTTGCTCGCTTCCTCGAATCGGAAGTCCTCTCCGAATTCTCCGATCAG GAGGATGAAAAGAGGGAAGAGAAGCTTGAGGAAGAGGATGATGATGGAGTTGTAAAGAGAATGCTGGTTGTGGAGGATGACTATAGTGATGAGGTAGAAGAGGAGAGTGATGCGATAAGAAAGCTAATTGAGGAGGATGACATTAGTGAAGAGGTGGAGATgaggaaggaggaggaggagaatgaggaggaggaggagaagcaAGTAAACAAAATGCTCATTGAGGAGGGTGGTATTAGTTGTGAGGATGACGAAAAGGagggagaagaaagagaagtaaAGAAAAGGAGAATAGAGGAAGTTGATAATCATAATGAGGGACAGTCCATGATATTGTCATCATGCCAATTTTTGTCAGCAAATGAATTGGTAGCTGCATCGTTGCGTTCTAAGAAGATTGGAACTGCTACAGATGTCAATAATAGTGGAAGTAGTAGTGAGAGCAGACCGGTGCCTTGGAGGGTGGAGACAGGGGATTTGAGTAAAGTTCCTCCTGAGTTGTTCCGTCACATTCTTAAGTTTCTCTCCTCCGAG GATCTTGTTGCATGTTCTTTGGTGTGTAGATTCCTCAATCTTGCTGCTTCTGATGAGTCCTTGTGGCGCCGCCT GTATTGGATGCGGTGGGGTCTTTTGCCACCCAAGAAGTTGCGAGAATTTGCCTGGAAAAAGCTTTACATTCAG AGAGATGAAGAGGACATGGTAGAGTTAGTTAGGAACTGCCCATCTGAATTTAAAGAGTATTACATACAAATGCAGGCAGCGAAAAGAAGCCAAGCACCTCTTCCTTCTCAG GTGCTTGATGATCAGATAATTATTGACAAGACTGTCACTGATCAAGTTTCTACATGGAAGAGTAGTAGAGGCCTGACTGATAAGGTGGTTGTAAATCATGCTTGCTCTGGGGAAACATGTACCTATTATCAAATTGGAGATGTTTTTGTTTGTGAGAAGACTGGAAATGTACATG TGTGTGACGATACTTGCAAAGAAGTTGTTGCTGATCCTGCAAATGAGCTTCTTGTTTGTACCATTTCTGGCCGATGTTTTGACAGATTACTCTCTCCATCTGAAATGGAACCAGATGCT GAACTGCAACAAGGTGGTGTGACAGATGAAGCAGAGCCATTTTGGGGGTCTGGGCGATTTG CTCGGGCTTACCAACTGGGATATAATTGTGCTGATGAGAAGGAACTAGAAGCTACTTTGAGGTTTTGCTGA